Proteins encoded within one genomic window of Streptomyces sp. NBC_01314:
- a CDS encoding Rrf2 family transcriptional regulator, with product MKLREGVEWAVHCCINLSWLSPDKVVPAARLAAFHDLPPAYLNKQMNALGRAGIVSSRSGPRGGYRLGREPDGISLMDVATAIDGAAQAFVCTGIRHNGPAGQIAGTAGHRTPCTVAQAFAGAELAWRHRLAGRTIAELADTVRRMDPAAPHHVRNWFDQD from the coding sequence ATGAAGCTGAGAGAGGGCGTGGAATGGGCGGTGCACTGCTGCATCAACCTGTCCTGGCTCTCTCCTGACAAGGTGGTGCCGGCGGCCAGACTCGCAGCGTTCCACGATCTGCCGCCGGCCTACCTGAACAAGCAGATGAACGCGCTGGGACGAGCCGGCATCGTCTCGTCCCGGTCCGGCCCCCGCGGCGGATACCGGCTCGGCCGGGAGCCGGACGGCATCAGCCTGATGGACGTGGCCACGGCCATCGACGGTGCGGCACAGGCCTTCGTGTGCACGGGAATACGCCACAACGGCCCGGCCGGCCAGATTGCCGGCACGGCCGGACACCGCACCCCGTGCACCGTGGCCCAGGCCTTCGCCGGCGCGGAACTGGCCTGGCGGCACCGGCTCGCGGGCCGGACGATCGCCGAACTGGCGGACACCGTGCGCCGGATGGACCCCGCAGCACCACACCACGTACGCAACTGGTTCGACCAGGACTGA
- a CDS encoding 3-deoxy-7-phosphoheptulonate synthase gives MDFPLLDLEWKIAPQQPVWDDPAQVSRVRSDLASRPALVRADDVRALRGHLARVAAGEALVVQAGDCAEDPDECTAEHVARKAAVLDLLAGALRLVTGKPVIRVGRIAGQFGKPRSKPTELIGGVELPVYRGHMVNNPEPTPEGRRPDPLRLLTGYMAADEIMHHLNWHRARGTDLIDPAVWTSHEALLLDYEVPLLRHEADGLVLSSTHWPWIGERTRQPEGAHVALLTGVVNPVACKVGPGITPEELLDLCRRLDPRREPGRLTLIARMGADAVADALPPLVEAVRRAGHPVIWLTDPLHGNTVTTPGGFKTRYVEAAEREVVAFHHAVTAGGGVAGGLHLETTPDAVMECVSDAGAAGLVGDAYQSLCDPRLNVSQGISVVSAWQS, from the coding sequence GTGGACTTTCCCCTGCTCGACCTCGAATGGAAGATCGCCCCTCAGCAGCCGGTCTGGGACGACCCGGCGCAGGTGAGCCGGGTCCGCTCGGATCTGGCGAGCCGGCCCGCGCTGGTACGCGCGGACGACGTCCGTGCCCTGCGCGGCCATCTGGCCCGGGTGGCGGCCGGCGAGGCCCTGGTGGTGCAGGCCGGGGACTGCGCCGAGGACCCCGACGAATGCACCGCCGAGCATGTCGCGCGCAAGGCGGCCGTGCTCGACCTGCTGGCCGGGGCGCTGCGGCTGGTCACCGGCAAGCCCGTGATCCGGGTGGGCCGCATCGCGGGACAGTTCGGCAAGCCGCGCTCGAAGCCGACCGAGCTGATCGGCGGCGTCGAACTGCCCGTCTACCGCGGTCACATGGTCAACAACCCCGAGCCCACCCCCGAGGGACGCCGCCCCGACCCGTTGCGGCTGCTGACCGGGTACATGGCGGCCGACGAGATCATGCACCACCTGAACTGGCACCGCGCCCGCGGCACGGACCTCATCGACCCCGCTGTCTGGACCAGCCATGAGGCGCTGCTGCTCGACTACGAGGTCCCCCTGCTGCGGCACGAGGCCGACGGGCTGGTGCTGTCCTCGACGCACTGGCCGTGGATCGGAGAGCGCACCCGGCAGCCCGAGGGCGCGCATGTCGCCCTGCTCACCGGCGTGGTCAACCCGGTGGCCTGCAAGGTCGGCCCGGGCATCACCCCGGAGGAACTGCTGGATCTGTGCCGGCGTCTGGACCCGCGGCGCGAGCCGGGACGGCTCACCCTCATCGCCCGCATGGGCGCCGACGCGGTGGCCGACGCCCTGCCTCCGCTGGTCGAGGCCGTACGCAGGGCGGGCCACCCGGTGATCTGGCTGACCGACCCGCTGCACGGCAACACCGTCACCACCCCGGGAGGGTTCAAGACCCGCTACGTGGAGGCGGCCGAGCGCGAGGTCGTCGCCTTCCACCACGCGGTGACCGCGGGCGGCGGCGTCGCCGGCGGCCTGCACCTGGAGACGACACCGGACGCGGTCATGGAGTGCGTCAGCGACGCGGGGGCGGCCGGCCTCGTCGGTGACGCCTACCAGAGCCTGTGCGACCCGCGGCTCAACGTCAGCCAGGGCATCTCCGTGGTGTCCGCCTGGCAGTCGTGA
- a CDS encoding MFS transporter gives MPSSATGAVLEAPRRRTGLLLALLAFAQLIISIDYNIVYVALPEIGDALGFTSQTLQWVISAYAVAFGGFLLLGGRACDLWGPRRIFVLGLALYGVSSLAGGLATEPAVLMAARAVQGIGGAFLFPATLTLVSTKFAEGKERNRAFAVWGTAGGSGMILGSLLGGVLTEAFGWESVFYVNVPLAVIAILFAFPLISRDTLSSSGRSFDLAGALTATVGTTSVVFALVQGPESGWGSSVIVGALVLGAALLAAFFVIEKNSKDPLMPLRLFGNRNLSTGAAVTFFYMATFGSLLYFLTVYFQGVHGYNALETGLAFLVPMVAISIGAQSAGRLATKFGLRAIMIASLLVGLVGTVIVGLTLATDGSYVSLIPGMVVLGLGQGAGYTLMFGAATVGVDPMEQGIASGMASTTQQIGGAVGLAVLVAVANSGLEGLQGEALRAATNDGLRTAVFIAAVGIALTALISLGLQKPAKGRAVAGGSAATAASEEPQTAQV, from the coding sequence ATGCCGTCTTCGGCCACAGGCGCCGTCCTCGAGGCACCACGCCGGCGCACCGGACTCCTCCTGGCTCTGCTGGCGTTCGCCCAGCTGATCATCTCCATCGACTACAACATCGTGTACGTCGCGCTCCCCGAGATCGGTGACGCTCTCGGGTTCACCTCCCAGACCCTGCAGTGGGTGATCAGCGCCTACGCGGTCGCCTTCGGCGGGTTCCTGCTGCTCGGCGGCCGGGCCTGCGACCTGTGGGGGCCGCGCCGTATCTTCGTCCTCGGGCTGGCCCTGTACGGGGTGTCCTCGCTGGCCGGCGGCCTGGCCACCGAGCCTGCCGTGCTGATGGCGGCCCGGGCGGTGCAGGGCATCGGCGGCGCGTTCCTCTTCCCCGCGACGCTGACGCTGGTGTCCACCAAGTTCGCCGAGGGCAAGGAGCGCAACCGCGCCTTCGCCGTGTGGGGCACGGCCGGCGGTTCCGGCATGATCCTGGGCTCGCTGCTGGGCGGTGTGCTGACCGAGGCGTTCGGCTGGGAGTCCGTCTTCTACGTCAACGTTCCCCTCGCCGTCATCGCCATCCTGTTCGCCTTCCCGCTGATCTCCCGCGACACCCTGAGCAGCTCGGGCCGCTCCTTCGACCTGGCCGGCGCGCTCACCGCCACCGTCGGCACCACCTCCGTCGTCTTCGCCCTGGTGCAGGGCCCGGAGTCGGGCTGGGGCTCGTCGGTCATCGTCGGCGCGCTCGTGCTGGGCGCCGCGCTGCTGGCCGCGTTCTTCGTCATCGAGAAGAACAGCAAGGACCCGCTGATGCCGCTGCGGCTGTTCGGCAACCGGAACCTGAGCACCGGCGCGGCGGTCACCTTCTTCTACATGGCGACCTTCGGCTCCCTGCTGTACTTCCTGACCGTCTACTTCCAGGGCGTGCACGGCTACAACGCGCTGGAGACGGGGCTGGCGTTCCTGGTGCCCATGGTCGCCATCTCCATCGGCGCGCAGAGCGCCGGCCGTCTGGCCACGAAGTTCGGTCTGCGCGCCATCATGATCGCCAGCCTGCTGGTGGGTCTGGTCGGCACGGTGATCGTCGGCCTGACCCTGGCGACCGACGGCTCCTACGTCTCCCTGATCCCCGGCATGGTCGTCCTGGGCCTGGGCCAGGGCGCCGGCTACACCCTGATGTTCGGCGCCGCCACGGTCGGTGTGGACCCGATGGAGCAGGGCATCGCCTCCGGTATGGCCTCCACCACGCAGCAGATCGGCGGTGCGGTCGGTCTCGCCGTCCTGGTCGCCGTCGCCAACTCCGGTCTGGAAGGCCTGCAGGGCGAGGCGCTGCGCGCGGCCACCAACGACGGTCTGCGCACCGCGGTGTTCATCGCCGCGGTCGGTATCGCGCTGACCGCGCTGATCTCCCTGGGCCTGCAGAAGCCGGCCAAGGGGCGGGCCGTGGCCGGAGGTTCGGCCGCGACCGCCGCGAGCGAGGAGCCGCAGACCGCTCAGGTGTGA
- a CDS encoding 2,3-dihydro-2,3-dihydroxybenzoate dehydrogenase, whose protein sequence is MENRLALVTGAAGGIGAAVARVLGEQGTAVAAVDRDAALLGEMIEKLGADGLPVAPFPADVTDSRAVEEVVADIEARLGPIDYLVNAAGVLRLGEVSTFSDDDWNSTFAVNTTGVFHLSRAVVARMVPRGRGAVVTVASNAAATPRTGMAAYAASKAAAEMFTKSLGLEVARHGIRCNIVAPGSTDTPMLSSMWQDDSGPRATVAGNLDAFRVGIPLGKLAQPGDVARAVAFLLSDQASHITLHTLTVDGGAALGA, encoded by the coding sequence ATGGAGAACAGACTGGCGCTGGTCACCGGAGCCGCCGGCGGCATCGGCGCGGCCGTCGCCCGTGTCCTGGGTGAACAGGGCACCGCGGTGGCCGCGGTCGACCGCGATGCCGCCCTGCTGGGCGAGATGATCGAGAAACTGGGCGCGGACGGGCTGCCGGTGGCGCCGTTCCCGGCGGACGTGACCGACAGCCGGGCGGTGGAGGAGGTCGTCGCCGACATCGAGGCGCGCCTGGGTCCCATCGACTATCTCGTCAACGCGGCGGGGGTCCTGCGCCTGGGCGAGGTGAGCACCTTCAGCGACGACGACTGGAACAGCACCTTCGCCGTCAACACCACGGGTGTCTTCCATCTCTCGCGCGCCGTCGTGGCCCGGATGGTGCCGCGCGGCCGCGGGGCCGTGGTCACCGTGGCCTCCAACGCCGCCGCCACCCCCCGGACCGGCATGGCGGCGTACGCGGCGTCCAAGGCGGCGGCGGAGATGTTCACCAAGAGCCTGGGCCTGGAGGTGGCCCGGCACGGTATCCGCTGCAACATCGTCGCCCCCGGCTCCACCGACACCCCGATGCTCAGCTCCATGTGGCAGGACGACTCCGGTCCGCGGGCCACCGTCGCCGGGAACCTCGACGCCTTCCGTGTCGGCATCCCGCTGGGCAAGCTCGCCCAGCCGGGCGACGTCGCGCGGGCCGTCGCCTTCCTCCTGTCCGACCAGGCGTCCCACATCACCCTGCACACCCTGACCGTCGACGGCGGCGCGGCGCTCGGCGCCTAG
- a CDS encoding arylamine N-acetyltransferase, whose protein sequence is MLDGIMDDYLRRIEADRPHRADLAGLRHLMERHILSVPFENLDYHLGEDIFMDERVLEKIVRRKRGGGCYEVNPALAFLLTSLGYELDILPGWVHRPDGLGPFLGHLALRVRADSQDWLVDVGFGRNSRFPLNLASREVQHDPHGDYQLHDAGEGAVDVYLGGKPLYRVADRPVQIADFAPTLWWYRTSPDSSFLQGLFCSIRTPDGLVTLKGNSQISMVAGAERSKHTLEGESEALEAYEKFFGIHLDRLPDRPAGGVTAGVRTD, encoded by the coding sequence ATGTTGGACGGCATCATGGACGACTATCTGCGCCGGATCGAAGCGGACCGGCCGCACCGCGCCGACCTGGCAGGGCTCCGCCACCTGATGGAGCGCCATATCCTGTCGGTCCCCTTCGAGAACCTCGACTACCACCTCGGGGAAGACATCTTCATGGACGAACGCGTCCTGGAGAAGATCGTCCGCAGGAAGCGGGGCGGCGGCTGCTACGAAGTCAACCCCGCCCTGGCGTTCCTGCTGACGTCGCTGGGCTACGAACTCGACATCCTGCCGGGCTGGGTGCACCGCCCCGACGGGCTCGGCCCCTTCCTGGGGCACCTGGCGCTCCGGGTCAGGGCCGACAGCCAGGACTGGCTGGTCGACGTCGGCTTCGGCCGCAACAGCCGCTTCCCGCTGAACCTGGCCTCCCGCGAGGTGCAGCACGACCCGCACGGCGACTACCAGCTGCACGACGCCGGCGAGGGCGCCGTCGACGTGTACCTCGGCGGCAAGCCCCTGTACCGGGTCGCGGACCGGCCGGTGCAGATCGCCGACTTCGCCCCGACCCTGTGGTGGTACCGCACCTCGCCCGACTCCTCGTTCCTGCAGGGCCTGTTCTGCTCCATCCGCACCCCCGACGGCCTGGTCACGCTCAAGGGCAACAGCCAGATCAGCATGGTCGCGGGCGCGGAGCGCTCCAAGCACACCCTCGAAGGCGAGAGCGAGGCGCTCGAGGCCTACGAGAAGTTCTTCGGCATCCACCTGGACCGGCTGCCCGACCGGCCCGCCGGAGGCGTCACCGCCGGCGTGCGGACGGACTGA
- a CDS encoding anthranilate synthase family protein, producing the protein MTGARPEGPPKGALLEKILGPEPGPFALLHRPEANGPGLVDILVGEVSHPKTLSDIPLPEPGGADGPRHDVLALVPYRQITERGFAAHDDGTPLVALSVTRQESAGLGTVLAQLPEESMRTSGGHFDVDDDAYAETVRRVIADEIGTGEGANFVIKRTFTLDIGDYSPRSALTLFKRLLEREKGAYWTFVVHTGTRTLVGATPERHISVQDGTAVMNPISGTYRYPASGPTLPEVMDFLADRKETDELYMVVDEELKMMARICPDGGRVSGPFLKEMARLAHTEYFIEGRTAIDPREVLRETMFAPTVTGSPLESACRVIGRYEPSGRGYYSGVVALMGRDAAGGYALDSAICIRTADIDAAGRVRVGVGATLVRHSDPLSEVAETRAKAAGLLAALEGQGPARFAAHPEVRRALEQRNESIAGFWLAGGPPAAEQPLPPGLRVLVVDAEDTFTSMIGHQLHSLGLQVTVKRFDEPYRLAGHDLVVMGPGPGDPGDLSHPKIAHLDRTITRLLEEQRPFLAICLSHQVLSRRLGLDLRRRAVPNQGVQRDIDLFGRRERVGFYNTFAAVSGEDKTETDAAGVVEIARDTGSLEVHALRGARFASMQFHPESVLTQNGVGITGDLVRHLLAGSRLAVAD; encoded by the coding sequence ATGACCGGCGCCCGCCCCGAGGGGCCGCCGAAAGGCGCTCTGCTGGAGAAGATCCTCGGCCCCGAGCCCGGGCCGTTCGCTCTGCTGCACCGGCCCGAGGCGAACGGTCCCGGACTGGTCGACATCCTCGTCGGCGAGGTGTCGCACCCCAAAACCCTCTCCGACATCCCGCTGCCCGAGCCCGGCGGCGCGGACGGCCCCCGCCACGACGTGCTCGCCCTCGTGCCCTACCGGCAGATCACCGAGCGGGGTTTCGCCGCCCACGACGACGGCACTCCCCTGGTGGCCCTCAGCGTCACCCGGCAGGAGAGCGCCGGCCTGGGCACCGTGCTCGCACAGCTGCCCGAGGAGAGCATGCGCACCTCGGGCGGCCACTTCGACGTGGACGACGACGCCTACGCCGAGACCGTCCGCCGCGTCATCGCCGACGAGATCGGCACCGGCGAGGGCGCGAACTTCGTCATCAAGCGGACCTTCACCCTCGACATCGGCGACTACTCCCCGCGCAGCGCCCTGACCCTGTTCAAGCGGCTCCTGGAGCGCGAGAAGGGCGCGTACTGGACGTTCGTCGTGCACACCGGCACCCGCACCCTGGTCGGTGCCACACCCGAGCGGCACATCAGCGTGCAGGACGGCACGGCCGTGATGAACCCGATCTCCGGCACCTACCGCTACCCGGCCTCCGGCCCCACCCTGCCCGAGGTGATGGACTTCCTCGCCGACCGCAAGGAGACCGACGAGCTGTACATGGTGGTGGACGAGGAACTGAAGATGATGGCCCGGATCTGCCCGGACGGCGGCCGGGTGAGCGGTCCCTTCCTCAAGGAGATGGCCCGCCTGGCCCATACCGAGTACTTCATCGAAGGACGCACCGCCATCGACCCGCGGGAGGTCCTGCGCGAGACGATGTTCGCGCCGACGGTCACCGGTTCGCCGCTGGAGAGCGCCTGCCGGGTCATCGGCCGCTACGAGCCCAGCGGGCGCGGCTACTACAGCGGCGTGGTCGCCCTGATGGGCCGCGACGCGGCGGGCGGCTACGCCCTGGACTCCGCGATCTGTATCCGCACCGCCGACATCGACGCCGCCGGGCGGGTGCGCGTCGGTGTCGGAGCGACGCTGGTGCGCCACTCCGATCCGCTGTCGGAGGTGGCCGAGACCCGGGCCAAGGCCGCCGGGCTGCTCGCCGCGCTGGAGGGTCAGGGCCCGGCCCGGTTCGCCGCCCACCCCGAGGTGCGCAGGGCGCTGGAGCAGCGCAACGAGAGCATCGCCGGGTTCTGGCTCGCGGGCGGCCCGCCCGCCGCCGAGCAGCCGCTGCCGCCCGGGCTGCGGGTTCTCGTGGTCGACGCGGAGGACACCTTCACCTCGATGATCGGGCACCAGCTGCACTCCCTCGGGCTGCAGGTGACGGTGAAACGGTTCGACGAGCCCTACCGGCTCGCCGGCCACGATCTGGTGGTGATGGGCCCGGGCCCCGGCGACCCGGGCGATCTCTCCCACCCCAAGATCGCCCACCTGGACCGCACGATCACCAGACTGCTCGAGGAACAGCGGCCGTTCCTGGCGATCTGCCTCAGCCACCAGGTCCTCAGCCGCCGCCTGGGCCTGGACCTGCGGCGCAGAGCCGTCCCCAACCAGGGCGTCCAGCGTGACATCGATCTGTTCGGGCGGCGCGAACGGGTCGGCTTCTACAACACGTTCGCGGCCGTGAGCGGCGAGGACAAGACGGAGACGGACGCGGCCGGGGTCGTGGAGATCGCCCGGGACACGGGCAGCCTCGAGGTGCACGCGCTGCGCGGCGCGCGGTTCGCGTCGATGCAGTTCCATCCGGAGTCCGTGCTGACCCAGAACGGGGTCGGGATCACCGGCGACCTGGTGCGCCATCTCCTGGCCGGCTCCCGCCTGGCAGTGGCCGACTGA
- a CDS encoding 3-oxoacyl-ACP synthase III family protein, producing the protein MITTGTARSTRRPAGIAILGTGSCLPSHVVGNDEVAAAAGVSDEWIHRKTGIRNRRRAKADEATSDLAVAAGRAALEAAGITAADLSLIIVATSTPDSPQPPTACVVADGLGAGHGPAAFDVNAVCSGFVFALNAAANILAGSDSPYALVIGADIYSRILDPADRRTAILFGDGAGAVVLGPARPGRGLLAGQLAGFGAERDLIEVPAGGSRLPATPQTLAEGLHYFTMNGRGVREFVDSTVAPAIAAFVGDAGFRIGDLDHFVPHQANGRMLEDLSASLGVPAGRTRFSYEDFGNTGAASIPVTLDLAARSGRLSDGNLILLAGFGGGMAMGLSLLRWQRNHPSHSTPHV; encoded by the coding sequence ATGATCACCACGGGTACGGCCCGCTCGACCCGCAGGCCCGCCGGCATCGCGATCCTGGGCACGGGTTCCTGTCTGCCCTCCCATGTGGTCGGCAACGACGAGGTCGCCGCCGCCGCCGGAGTCAGCGACGAATGGATCCACCGCAAGACCGGCATACGCAACAGGCGCCGGGCCAAAGCCGATGAGGCGACGTCCGACCTGGCCGTCGCCGCGGGCCGGGCCGCGCTGGAAGCCGCCGGCATCACCGCCGCGGACCTCTCGCTGATCATTGTCGCGACGTCGACGCCCGACTCGCCGCAGCCGCCCACCGCCTGTGTGGTGGCCGACGGCCTCGGCGCGGGCCACGGGCCCGCCGCCTTCGACGTCAACGCCGTCTGCAGCGGCTTCGTCTTCGCGCTGAACGCGGCCGCGAACATCCTCGCGGGCTCCGACTCCCCGTACGCGCTGGTCATCGGCGCGGACATCTACTCCCGCATCCTGGATCCCGCCGACCGGCGCACCGCCATCCTCTTCGGGGACGGAGCCGGAGCGGTGGTGCTGGGCCCGGCCCGGCCCGGCCGCGGTCTGCTGGCCGGGCAGCTGGCGGGGTTCGGCGCCGAACGCGACCTGATCGAGGTGCCGGCCGGCGGCAGCCGTCTGCCGGCGACCCCCCAGACCCTCGCCGAGGGTCTGCACTACTTCACCATGAACGGGCGCGGTGTGCGCGAGTTCGTCGACTCGACGGTCGCCCCGGCCATCGCAGCCTTCGTCGGCGACGCGGGCTTCCGCATCGGCGACCTCGACCACTTCGTGCCGCACCAGGCCAACGGGCGCATGCTCGAGGACCTTTCGGCCTCGCTCGGTGTCCCGGCCGGCCGCACACGGTTCAGCTACGAGGACTTCGGCAACACCGGAGCCGCCTCGATCCCGGTCACCCTCGACCTCGCGGCCCGCTCGGGACGGCTGAGCGACGGAAACCTCATCCTGCTGGCCGGTTTCGGCGGCGGCATGGCCATGGGCCTGTCGCTGCTGCGCTGGCAGCGCAACCACCCCTCACACAGCACCCCGCACGTCTAA
- a CDS encoding FAD-dependent oxidoreductase, whose amino-acid sequence MSEITTGPPDIDVLVVGGGPTGLLTAVELLRRGIRVRVIDRAEAASMTPKALSVWPRALDILQDAGLAGAVHRESLRINRLSYFSEREPLASFPLDEDTACRVLPQHVTERLLAERLAELGGKVERGVRLLALEGVDFSGDLAATDGVTAVVELADGSVSRIRAPYVVGADGAGSAVRGQLGVGFSGSTYEMAFALVDARTEGDLPPDECLFYQAAGGALVVVPMPGGVHRFLSVMPKGRREVSLELMQEILDERGPRGVRLTEAVWQAVFRVHARHASDFSVGRVFLAGDAAHVHSPAGGQGMNNGLQDAQNLGWKLAAVIRGTSPAALLASYGTERSEATRQIVRDTDLQTRAWVARSPAKVLARDTVFKLFDRSGVVSRYYTPVMAGRRLAYPPARDTQRPSGPAGCRVLGRIPGGPKQGAVFPRRAALAHGISGPGTDPHAWTLVLAPPSDTWRTEAGHISARYGQLLRTVVLRRPESAPATGCRRAGYWLVRPDGHIAAHGHTADLGRLEAELKASLTARAATPEAT is encoded by the coding sequence ATGAGCGAGATCACCACCGGGCCGCCCGACATCGACGTACTCGTCGTCGGCGGCGGACCCACCGGCCTGCTGACCGCCGTGGAACTGCTGCGCCGCGGCATACGGGTGCGGGTCATCGACCGTGCCGAGGCCGCATCGATGACACCGAAGGCACTGTCGGTGTGGCCCCGCGCCCTGGACATCCTCCAGGACGCCGGGCTCGCCGGCGCCGTCCACCGCGAGTCCCTGCGCATCAACCGGCTCAGTTACTTCTCCGAGCGTGAACCGCTCGCCTCCTTCCCCCTCGACGAGGACACCGCCTGCCGGGTGCTGCCGCAGCACGTGACCGAGCGCCTGCTCGCCGAGCGGCTGGCCGAACTCGGCGGCAAGGTGGAGCGCGGGGTGCGGCTGCTGGCCCTGGAAGGCGTGGACTTCTCCGGCGACCTCGCCGCCACCGACGGCGTCACGGCCGTCGTGGAGCTGGCCGACGGCAGCGTCAGCCGCATCCGGGCGCCCTACGTGGTCGGCGCCGACGGGGCCGGCAGCGCGGTCCGCGGCCAGCTCGGCGTCGGCTTTTCGGGCAGTACCTACGAGATGGCGTTCGCGCTCGTCGACGCGCGGACCGAGGGGGACCTTCCGCCCGACGAGTGCCTGTTCTACCAGGCGGCCGGCGGGGCCCTGGTGGTGGTGCCGATGCCCGGCGGCGTCCACCGCTTCCTGTCCGTCATGCCCAAGGGCCGGCGTGAGGTCTCCCTGGAGCTGATGCAGGAGATCCTCGACGAGCGGGGGCCCCGCGGGGTGCGGCTGACCGAGGCGGTGTGGCAGGCCGTCTTCCGCGTGCACGCCCGTCACGCCTCCGACTTCAGCGTGGGGCGCGTCTTCCTGGCCGGCGACGCCGCGCACGTGCACAGCCCGGCCGGCGGCCAGGGCATGAACAACGGCCTGCAGGACGCCCAGAACCTCGGCTGGAAGCTGGCCGCCGTCATCCGCGGCACCTCACCCGCCGCTCTGCTCGCCAGTTACGGCACCGAGCGTTCCGAGGCCACCCGCCAGATCGTGCGCGACACCGACCTGCAGACCCGCGCCTGGGTGGCCCGCAGCCCGGCCAAGGTCCTCGCCCGGGACACCGTCTTCAAACTGTTCGACCGCAGCGGTGTGGTGTCGCGGTACTACACGCCGGTGATGGCCGGACGGCGTCTGGCCTACCCGCCGGCGCGTGACACCCAGCGGCCCTCCGGGCCGGCCGGCTGCCGGGTCCTGGGCCGGATACCGGGCGGACCGAAACAGGGCGCGGTCTTCCCGCGCCGCGCCGCCCTCGCCCACGGCATCAGCGGCCCCGGCACCGACCCCCACGCCTGGACCCTGGTCCTCGCCCCGCCCTCGGACACCTGGCGCACCGAGGCCGGGCACATCAGCGCCCGCTACGGACAGCTGCTGCGCACGGTGGTGCTGCGCCGCCCGGAGAGCGCCCCGGCCACCGGCTGCCGCCGTGCGGGCTACTGGCTGGTGCGGCCGGACGGACACATCGCCGCGCACGGCCACACGGCGGACCTGGGCCGTCTGGAGGCCGAGCTGAAAGCGTCCCTGACAGCCCGGGCGGCCACGCCGGAGGCGACCTGA
- a CDS encoding isochorismatase family protein, translated as MAGLPTIESYPLPSSSQLPANTAPWSVDPARAVLLVHDMQRYFLEPFPEPLRSQVVENAAHVREQCARLGIPVAYTAQPGGMSAQQRGLLKDFWGPGMRPAPADRAVVDALAPAEGDWLVTKWRYSAFHRTDLLTRMRFHGRDQLLVCGVYAHVGVLITAVEAFSHDIETFVVADAVADFSESHHRMALEYAAARCAVLTTAKEALS; from the coding sequence ATGGCCGGACTTCCGACCATCGAGTCGTACCCCCTGCCTTCCTCGTCACAGCTGCCGGCGAACACCGCACCGTGGAGCGTGGACCCGGCGCGCGCGGTGCTCCTCGTCCACGACATGCAGCGCTACTTCCTCGAGCCGTTTCCCGAGCCGCTGCGCAGCCAGGTCGTGGAGAACGCGGCCCATGTGCGTGAGCAGTGCGCCCGACTCGGCATCCCCGTCGCCTACACCGCCCAGCCCGGCGGCATGAGCGCCCAGCAGCGGGGCCTGCTCAAGGACTTCTGGGGGCCGGGCATGCGTCCCGCCCCGGCCGACCGTGCCGTGGTCGACGCCCTCGCCCCCGCAGAGGGGGACTGGCTGGTGACCAAGTGGCGCTACAGCGCCTTCCACCGCACCGACCTGCTCACCCGGATGCGTTTCCACGGGCGTGACCAGCTTCTGGTCTGCGGGGTCTACGCCCACGTCGGCGTGCTCATCACGGCCGTGGAGGCGTTCAGCCACGACATCGAGACGTTCGTGGTCGCCGACGCCGTCGCCGACTTCTCCGAGAGCCACCACCGGATGGCCCTGGAGTACGCGGCCGCGCGCTGCGCGGTCCTCACCACCGCCAAGGAGGCCCTGTCATGA